From one Lycorma delicatula isolate Av1 chromosome 2, ASM4794821v1, whole genome shotgun sequence genomic stretch:
- the LOC142319116 gene encoding uncharacterized protein LOC142319116 isoform X1, translating into MKSVRKIRVQRRERILDRVMVIEEPRHFMVFSITSTLPLGKLKLLWVITFLFLVALSVLFQTDIKKTSVQFFQPELFTTEPVVSLLNSKYYLVNTEGCRIPMMNPFDPSIQRYLLPSTANNDENNDLGEERPIRCGPPGNLPPLVSSNHTHLFIDRRSVRMHNLTSLHCCFVPFWRKRLKFSVSVNGTTEEILCQHSKIDNQFESSSSCIDFEESADVGPNEFVEVKCYSDTNKSEVVYKDFHSFVPMPKIQAKKPDSKRKNTFNTNGTSHRNISVLILGVDAVSRLNLIRQMPKTVDYIKHELKGVEMSGYNKVADNTFPNLVPVLTGFSVEQLKDVCWPTTDSCFDNCPLIWKKFRAAGYKTCFVEDASQMGIFNYLKRGFVRQPTDYYWRTFNYRTEKEIGSDKRLNAHLCVGYRITIQTLLDYAEKFVVTMLTSNTSFFSFIWGTSISHDYLNLPKYSDDMYKKFLRTLKDTGALENSVLVFMSDHGIRWGGIRTTYQGYLEERLPFLFFVFPEWFRRGYSTALGNLHVNAHLLTSPFDLHKTLLDLLHIEELETGSIKKRIKSMYKTNGGSKGMSLFLPISKNRTCEDAGIPENWCTCHSTAVISTNDAAVIDAAKNLVKHINKLLSDRSECAELELNKILSARVEHTSMQEKGGPSNLCDDCVKDYIISIEAKPGGGTFEATVRRNIDNMYYTMGTVSRTNVYGNQSACISNYRLKLYCFCTANIENYNDNNNNNNNNNNNNNNNNNNKTASFNSYN; encoded by the exons GCACTTCATGGTATTCTCGATAACAAGTACATTACCGTTGGGGAAATTAAAGCTCCTGTGGGTGATCACATTTCTCTTTCTGGTGGCTCTCTCGGTCTTATTTCAGACCGATATTAAGAAGACGAGTGTACAGTTTTTTCAACCGGAACTTTTTACCACCG agcCTGTTGTATCGCTGTTgaactcaaaatattatttagttaacaCAGAAGGATGTCGTATACCTATGATGAATCCATTCGATCCATCGATTCAACGATATTTGCTCCCCAGTACGGCtaacaatgatgaaaataatgatcTGGGTGAAGAACGCCCGATCAGATGTGGTCCACCCGGAAATCTACCTCCTTTAGTATCCTCAAATCATACACACCTGTTTATTGATCGTCGGTCAGTTCGTATGCATAACTTAACATCACTGCATTGCTGTTTCGTACCCTTCTGGAGAAAACGATTGAAATTTTCAGTTTCTGTAAATGGAACTACAGAGGAAATACTTTGCCAGCACAGTAAAATTGACAATCAATTTGA ATCCAGTTCATCATGCATCGATTTCGAAGAATCGGCAGACGTCGGCCCCAATGAATTTGTTGAAGTGAAATGTTATTCGGATACGAATAAAAGTGAAGTAGTCTATAAAGATTTCCATTCCTTTGTACCAATGCCTAAAATTCAAGCGAAAAAACCGGATTCAAAACGTAAAAACACTTTCAACACCAACGGTACAAGTCACCGGAACATCAGCGTCCTTATTCTAGGAGTGGACGCAGTCTCCAGATTAAATTTGATTCGTCAGATGCCGAAAACGGTCGACTATATAAAACATGAACTGAAAGGTGTCGAAATGTCGGGCTACAATAAAGTAGCCGATAATACATTTCCAAACTTAGTACCGGTGCTTACCGGGTTTTCTGTAGAACAACTGAAAGATGTTTGCTGGCCGACTACCGATTCTTGTTTTGACAATTGTCCGTTGATTTGGAAAAAATTTCGAGCCGCCGGATACAAAACGTGTTTCGTGGAAGACGCCAGTCAAATGGGAATATTCAATTACTTGAAGAGGGGTTTCGTGAGACAACCTACCGATTATTATTGGAGAACTTTCAATTACAGAACCGAAAAGGAGATTGGATCCGATAAAAGACTGAATGCGCACCTTTGTGTCGGCTACCGGATAACGATACAAACGCTTCTCGACTACGCTGAAAAATTTGTCGTCACAATGTTGACGTCGAACAcatcattttttagttttatctggGGAACCAGTATTTCCCATGATTATTTAAATCTTCCAAAGTACAGCGACGACATGTACAAGAAGTTTTTGCGGACTCTTAAAGATACGGGCGCGTTAGAAAACAGCGTACTTGTATTTATGAGCGACCACGGAATAAGATGGGGAGGCATAAGAACAACCTATCAAGGTTATTTAGAGGAGAGACTGccgtttttatttttcgtatttcCGGAATGGTTTAGAAGGGGATACTCAACCGCTTTAGGAAACCTCCACGTGAACGCGCACCTACTCACTTCTCCTTTCGATTTACATAAAACGCTTTTGGATCTATTGCATATAGAGGAATTAGAAACCGGTTCTATCAAGAAAAGGATAAAATCAATGTATAAAACGAACGGTGGGTCAAAGGGTATGAGCTTGTTTTTACCGATATCAAAAAATCGTACTTGTGAAGACGCTGGCATACCAGAAAACTGGTGTACCTGTCACAGTACGGCTGTCATCTCCACGAACGATGCAGCGGTAATAGACGCTGCTAAAAATCTGGTTAagcatattaataaattgttgagTGATAGATCGGAATGCGCGGAATTAGAGCTCAATAAGATATTGTCGGCGCGCGTAGAACACACTTCAATGCAAGAAAAGGGTGGACCCTCCAACTTGTGCGATGACTGTGTGAAGGACTACATAATATCGATCGAAGCGAAACCGGGCGGTGGGACTTTTGAAGCGACCGTTAGACGCAACATTGATAATATGTATTACACAATGGGAACAGTCAGCCGTACCAATGTGTACGGTAATCAAAGCGCTTGCATTTCTAATTATCGATTAAAATTGTATTGCTTTTGTACGGCcaatattgaaaattacaatgataataataataataataataataataataataataataataataataacaataataaaactgcctcatttaattcttataattag
- the LOC142319116 gene encoding uncharacterized protein LOC142319116 isoform X3 — MVFSITSTLPLGKLKLLWVITFLFLVALSVLFQTDIKKTSVQFFQPELFTTEPVVSLLNSKYYLVNTEGCRIPMMNPFDPSIQRYLLPSTANNDENNDLGEERPIRCGPPGNLPPLVSSNHTHLFIDRRSVRMHNLTSLHCCFVPFWRKRLKFSVSVNGTTEEILCQHSKIDNQFESSSSCIDFEESADVGPNEFVEVKCYSDTNKSEVVYKDFHSFVPMPKIQAKKPDSKRKNTFNTNGTSHRNISVLILGVDAVSRLNLIRQMPKTVDYIKHELKGVEMSGYNKVADNTFPNLVPVLTGFSVEQLKDVCWPTTDSCFDNCPLIWKKFRAAGYKTCFVEDASQMGIFNYLKRGFVRQPTDYYWRTFNYRTEKEIGSDKRLNAHLCVGYRITIQTLLDYAEKFVVTMLTSNTSFFSFIWGTSISHDYLNLPKYSDDMYKKFLRTLKDTGALENSVLVFMSDHGIRWGGIRTTYQGYLEERLPFLFFVFPEWFRRGYSTALGNLHVNAHLLTSPFDLHKTLLDLLHIEELETGSIKKRIKSMYKTNGGSKGMSLFLPISKNRTCEDAGIPENWCTCHSTAVISTNDAAVIDAAKNLVKHINKLLSDRSECAELELNKILSARVEHTSMQEKGGPSNLCDDCVKDYIISIEAKPGGGTFEATVRRNIDNMYYTMGTVSRTNVYGNQSACISNYRLKLYCFCTANIENYNDNNNNNNNNNNNNNNNNNNKTASFNSYN, encoded by the exons ATGGTATTCTCGATAACAAGTACATTACCGTTGGGGAAATTAAAGCTCCTGTGGGTGATCACATTTCTCTTTCTGGTGGCTCTCTCGGTCTTATTTCAGACCGATATTAAGAAGACGAGTGTACAGTTTTTTCAACCGGAACTTTTTACCACCG agcCTGTTGTATCGCTGTTgaactcaaaatattatttagttaacaCAGAAGGATGTCGTATACCTATGATGAATCCATTCGATCCATCGATTCAACGATATTTGCTCCCCAGTACGGCtaacaatgatgaaaataatgatcTGGGTGAAGAACGCCCGATCAGATGTGGTCCACCCGGAAATCTACCTCCTTTAGTATCCTCAAATCATACACACCTGTTTATTGATCGTCGGTCAGTTCGTATGCATAACTTAACATCACTGCATTGCTGTTTCGTACCCTTCTGGAGAAAACGATTGAAATTTTCAGTTTCTGTAAATGGAACTACAGAGGAAATACTTTGCCAGCACAGTAAAATTGACAATCAATTTGA ATCCAGTTCATCATGCATCGATTTCGAAGAATCGGCAGACGTCGGCCCCAATGAATTTGTTGAAGTGAAATGTTATTCGGATACGAATAAAAGTGAAGTAGTCTATAAAGATTTCCATTCCTTTGTACCAATGCCTAAAATTCAAGCGAAAAAACCGGATTCAAAACGTAAAAACACTTTCAACACCAACGGTACAAGTCACCGGAACATCAGCGTCCTTATTCTAGGAGTGGACGCAGTCTCCAGATTAAATTTGATTCGTCAGATGCCGAAAACGGTCGACTATATAAAACATGAACTGAAAGGTGTCGAAATGTCGGGCTACAATAAAGTAGCCGATAATACATTTCCAAACTTAGTACCGGTGCTTACCGGGTTTTCTGTAGAACAACTGAAAGATGTTTGCTGGCCGACTACCGATTCTTGTTTTGACAATTGTCCGTTGATTTGGAAAAAATTTCGAGCCGCCGGATACAAAACGTGTTTCGTGGAAGACGCCAGTCAAATGGGAATATTCAATTACTTGAAGAGGGGTTTCGTGAGACAACCTACCGATTATTATTGGAGAACTTTCAATTACAGAACCGAAAAGGAGATTGGATCCGATAAAAGACTGAATGCGCACCTTTGTGTCGGCTACCGGATAACGATACAAACGCTTCTCGACTACGCTGAAAAATTTGTCGTCACAATGTTGACGTCGAACAcatcattttttagttttatctggGGAACCAGTATTTCCCATGATTATTTAAATCTTCCAAAGTACAGCGACGACATGTACAAGAAGTTTTTGCGGACTCTTAAAGATACGGGCGCGTTAGAAAACAGCGTACTTGTATTTATGAGCGACCACGGAATAAGATGGGGAGGCATAAGAACAACCTATCAAGGTTATTTAGAGGAGAGACTGccgtttttatttttcgtatttcCGGAATGGTTTAGAAGGGGATACTCAACCGCTTTAGGAAACCTCCACGTGAACGCGCACCTACTCACTTCTCCTTTCGATTTACATAAAACGCTTTTGGATCTATTGCATATAGAGGAATTAGAAACCGGTTCTATCAAGAAAAGGATAAAATCAATGTATAAAACGAACGGTGGGTCAAAGGGTATGAGCTTGTTTTTACCGATATCAAAAAATCGTACTTGTGAAGACGCTGGCATACCAGAAAACTGGTGTACCTGTCACAGTACGGCTGTCATCTCCACGAACGATGCAGCGGTAATAGACGCTGCTAAAAATCTGGTTAagcatattaataaattgttgagTGATAGATCGGAATGCGCGGAATTAGAGCTCAATAAGATATTGTCGGCGCGCGTAGAACACACTTCAATGCAAGAAAAGGGTGGACCCTCCAACTTGTGCGATGACTGTGTGAAGGACTACATAATATCGATCGAAGCGAAACCGGGCGGTGGGACTTTTGAAGCGACCGTTAGACGCAACATTGATAATATGTATTACACAATGGGAACAGTCAGCCGTACCAATGTGTACGGTAATCAAAGCGCTTGCATTTCTAATTATCGATTAAAATTGTATTGCTTTTGTACGGCcaatattgaaaattacaatgataataataataataataataataataataataataataataataataacaataataaaactgcctcatttaattcttataattag
- the LOC142319116 gene encoding uncharacterized protein LOC142319116 isoform X2, with protein sequence MRHFMVFSITSTLPLGKLKLLWVITFLFLVALSVLFQTDIKKTSVQFFQPELFTTEPVVSLLNSKYYLVNTEGCRIPMMNPFDPSIQRYLLPSTANNDENNDLGEERPIRCGPPGNLPPLVSSNHTHLFIDRRSVRMHNLTSLHCCFVPFWRKRLKFSVSVNGTTEEILCQHSKIDNQFESSSSCIDFEESADVGPNEFVEVKCYSDTNKSEVVYKDFHSFVPMPKIQAKKPDSKRKNTFNTNGTSHRNISVLILGVDAVSRLNLIRQMPKTVDYIKHELKGVEMSGYNKVADNTFPNLVPVLTGFSVEQLKDVCWPTTDSCFDNCPLIWKKFRAAGYKTCFVEDASQMGIFNYLKRGFVRQPTDYYWRTFNYRTEKEIGSDKRLNAHLCVGYRITIQTLLDYAEKFVVTMLTSNTSFFSFIWGTSISHDYLNLPKYSDDMYKKFLRTLKDTGALENSVLVFMSDHGIRWGGIRTTYQGYLEERLPFLFFVFPEWFRRGYSTALGNLHVNAHLLTSPFDLHKTLLDLLHIEELETGSIKKRIKSMYKTNGGSKGMSLFLPISKNRTCEDAGIPENWCTCHSTAVISTNDAAVIDAAKNLVKHINKLLSDRSECAELELNKILSARVEHTSMQEKGGPSNLCDDCVKDYIISIEAKPGGGTFEATVRRNIDNMYYTMGTVSRTNVYGNQSACISNYRLKLYCFCTANIENYNDNNNNNNNNNNNNNNNNNNKTASFNSYN encoded by the exons GCACTTCATGGTATTCTCGATAACAAGTACATTACCGTTGGGGAAATTAAAGCTCCTGTGGGTGATCACATTTCTCTTTCTGGTGGCTCTCTCGGTCTTATTTCAGACCGATATTAAGAAGACGAGTGTACAGTTTTTTCAACCGGAACTTTTTACCACCG agcCTGTTGTATCGCTGTTgaactcaaaatattatttagttaacaCAGAAGGATGTCGTATACCTATGATGAATCCATTCGATCCATCGATTCAACGATATTTGCTCCCCAGTACGGCtaacaatgatgaaaataatgatcTGGGTGAAGAACGCCCGATCAGATGTGGTCCACCCGGAAATCTACCTCCTTTAGTATCCTCAAATCATACACACCTGTTTATTGATCGTCGGTCAGTTCGTATGCATAACTTAACATCACTGCATTGCTGTTTCGTACCCTTCTGGAGAAAACGATTGAAATTTTCAGTTTCTGTAAATGGAACTACAGAGGAAATACTTTGCCAGCACAGTAAAATTGACAATCAATTTGA ATCCAGTTCATCATGCATCGATTTCGAAGAATCGGCAGACGTCGGCCCCAATGAATTTGTTGAAGTGAAATGTTATTCGGATACGAATAAAAGTGAAGTAGTCTATAAAGATTTCCATTCCTTTGTACCAATGCCTAAAATTCAAGCGAAAAAACCGGATTCAAAACGTAAAAACACTTTCAACACCAACGGTACAAGTCACCGGAACATCAGCGTCCTTATTCTAGGAGTGGACGCAGTCTCCAGATTAAATTTGATTCGTCAGATGCCGAAAACGGTCGACTATATAAAACATGAACTGAAAGGTGTCGAAATGTCGGGCTACAATAAAGTAGCCGATAATACATTTCCAAACTTAGTACCGGTGCTTACCGGGTTTTCTGTAGAACAACTGAAAGATGTTTGCTGGCCGACTACCGATTCTTGTTTTGACAATTGTCCGTTGATTTGGAAAAAATTTCGAGCCGCCGGATACAAAACGTGTTTCGTGGAAGACGCCAGTCAAATGGGAATATTCAATTACTTGAAGAGGGGTTTCGTGAGACAACCTACCGATTATTATTGGAGAACTTTCAATTACAGAACCGAAAAGGAGATTGGATCCGATAAAAGACTGAATGCGCACCTTTGTGTCGGCTACCGGATAACGATACAAACGCTTCTCGACTACGCTGAAAAATTTGTCGTCACAATGTTGACGTCGAACAcatcattttttagttttatctggGGAACCAGTATTTCCCATGATTATTTAAATCTTCCAAAGTACAGCGACGACATGTACAAGAAGTTTTTGCGGACTCTTAAAGATACGGGCGCGTTAGAAAACAGCGTACTTGTATTTATGAGCGACCACGGAATAAGATGGGGAGGCATAAGAACAACCTATCAAGGTTATTTAGAGGAGAGACTGccgtttttatttttcgtatttcCGGAATGGTTTAGAAGGGGATACTCAACCGCTTTAGGAAACCTCCACGTGAACGCGCACCTACTCACTTCTCCTTTCGATTTACATAAAACGCTTTTGGATCTATTGCATATAGAGGAATTAGAAACCGGTTCTATCAAGAAAAGGATAAAATCAATGTATAAAACGAACGGTGGGTCAAAGGGTATGAGCTTGTTTTTACCGATATCAAAAAATCGTACTTGTGAAGACGCTGGCATACCAGAAAACTGGTGTACCTGTCACAGTACGGCTGTCATCTCCACGAACGATGCAGCGGTAATAGACGCTGCTAAAAATCTGGTTAagcatattaataaattgttgagTGATAGATCGGAATGCGCGGAATTAGAGCTCAATAAGATATTGTCGGCGCGCGTAGAACACACTTCAATGCAAGAAAAGGGTGGACCCTCCAACTTGTGCGATGACTGTGTGAAGGACTACATAATATCGATCGAAGCGAAACCGGGCGGTGGGACTTTTGAAGCGACCGTTAGACGCAACATTGATAATATGTATTACACAATGGGAACAGTCAGCCGTACCAATGTGTACGGTAATCAAAGCGCTTGCATTTCTAATTATCGATTAAAATTGTATTGCTTTTGTACGGCcaatattgaaaattacaatgataataataataataataataataataataataataataataataataacaataataaaactgcctcatttaattcttataattag